A window from Kovacikia minuta CCNUW1 encodes these proteins:
- the xdhA gene encoding xanthine dehydrogenase small subunit encodes MSETSLNLTINGESVHIKDISPTMTLLEYLRFSGRVGTKEGCGDGDCGACTVAIVGSGADGKPHYLAMNSCLIPLASVAGREIITVEGVANGELHPVQAAMVKTLGSQCGYCTPGFIMSMFAGYYDGKVDEPSLEGNLCRCTGYLSIRRAAEMVTEVVATDEFATRLEQIDLDLPPLDYVGNDQHFYRPTQLKEVLDLLQQHPEATLVAGATDLGLELTHRRQHFPVLISLEAVTELKRIEQTPEAVVIGAAVPLSHIETNLHGVFPSMDEMVHWFAARQVRNRATLGGNIGTASPIGDLPPVLLSLDAELTIASAAGTRTLPLVDFFKGYRQTDLKPGEVIVSVTIPKAISPGAVRRLSQSYKIGKRGTDDISIVAAAFTIDLDETDQIIHARLAYGGVAAIPARAIGVEAALMGQPWNRETVQQVKPALKEAFTPLTDFRGSADYRKLLVANLFEKFFVEFSNSPAEPLEVTR; translated from the coding sequence ATGTCTGAAACGAGTTTAAATTTGACCATCAACGGCGAAAGCGTCCATATCAAGGACATTTCGCCCACCATGACATTGCTGGAATATTTACGCTTTAGCGGTCGGGTGGGAACCAAAGAAGGCTGTGGAGACGGCGATTGTGGGGCTTGCACGGTGGCGATCGTGGGTTCTGGCGCAGACGGCAAACCCCACTACCTGGCGATGAACAGTTGTCTCATTCCTTTAGCATCGGTAGCGGGGCGGGAAATTATCACCGTCGAAGGTGTGGCAAACGGTGAACTGCATCCTGTCCAGGCGGCAATGGTCAAAACTTTGGGTTCCCAATGCGGCTACTGCACCCCCGGCTTCATCATGAGCATGTTTGCGGGCTATTACGATGGTAAAGTCGATGAACCTTCCCTGGAAGGCAATCTCTGTCGCTGCACAGGTTACCTTTCGATTCGTCGGGCTGCCGAGATGGTGACAGAAGTGGTTGCCACCGACGAATTTGCTACCCGATTAGAGCAAATTGACCTGGATCTGCCCCCCCTCGATTACGTTGGCAACGATCAGCATTTCTACCGCCCAACCCAACTCAAGGAAGTATTGGATTTGCTTCAGCAACATCCAGAGGCAACCCTGGTTGCAGGGGCAACCGACCTGGGGTTGGAACTAACCCATCGCCGCCAGCACTTCCCAGTGCTGATTTCCCTGGAAGCGGTGACAGAACTTAAAAGGATTGAACAAACCCCAGAAGCCGTTGTCATTGGGGCTGCGGTTCCCCTCAGCCACATTGAAACCAACCTGCATGGGGTCTTTCCCAGTATGGATGAGATGGTGCACTGGTTCGCTGCCCGTCAGGTGCGCAATCGGGCAACCCTGGGCGGTAACATTGGCACCGCGTCGCCGATCGGCGATCTTCCCCCCGTCCTGCTTTCCCTGGATGCGGAACTGACGATCGCCAGTGCTGCTGGAACCCGCACATTGCCATTAGTAGACTTCTTCAAGGGCTACCGTCAAACCGACTTAAAGCCGGGGGAAGTGATTGTTTCCGTCACAATTCCCAAAGCGATTTCCCCCGGTGCGGTGCGTCGCCTCAGCCAGTCCTACAAAATTGGCAAACGGGGCACTGATGATATCAGTATTGTCGCCGCCGCTTTCACCATTGATCTGGATGAAACGGATCAGATCATTCATGCCCGTCTCGCCTATGGTGGGGTGGCAGCCATTCCAGCCCGGGCGATCGGCGTTGAAGCCGCCCTGATGGGACAACCCTGGAACCGGGAGACGGTGCAGCAGGTCAAACCCGCCCTGAAGGAAGCCTTTACCCCCCTCACCGACTTCCGGGGCAGTGCCGACTATCGCAAACTGCTGGTTGCGAACCTATTTGAAAAGTTTTTTGTTGAATTTAGCAACTCCCCTGCTGAACCTTTGGAGGTGACAAGATGA